The Myxococcales bacterium region TGCGTCGACGACAGCCAGTGCCCCGTCAAGGGCTGCTTCTCGGGGCGCTGCGTCCCCGGCGCCACCGGCAAGGTGTGCCTCTATGAGGTCTGCCCTGCTCCGAGCGCCTGCACGCATCGTGCGTGCGTCAACGGCGCGTGCGTAGACCCGGCGACTCCGCACCGGTTCCTGGCAACGAAGATGACGCTCGGCAAGGAGGGGCTTGGCTGCGGCGACAAGCTCGCGTCCTGCGTCGCCATCGTGCATCCCTTCGCCTTTGTGGGGCACAAGACGGCGCCGGGACCGACCGCGTATCCGATCGTTGACTTCACCGCCGGGGATGCCGGCGAGGCCGTACCACCCCAGGCGCTTCGCATCGAAGGCGCCGAGTTCATCGTCACGCGCATCGTTGCGAGCGGACGCCGCGTCTGGGTCATCGGTCAGCCGTCTAGCAGCAACTCGGTAGACATCGCATGGATCGACGTTCCCGTCGGCGCCGATCAAGCCAAGCTCGTGGCCACGGGTCGTGGCTTCATCGCCCTCAACCCGGGCGACGCCATCGAAGAGGTCTTCGCGAGCAAGGGGGAGGGGATCGTCGCCTTCTTGAGGCCGAAGCCCAGCGAGCCGCGCTACGCCGCCGTGATCAACGTCGAGTCGAACAACACCGTGTCGTCGACGCCAAAGTTCACCCAAATCCAGGACTGGAACGGCGTCGCCCCGCTCTTGACCTCGTCCGGTGACCGCGTCATCGCAGGCCAGGCGCCGGTTGACGCGGGGTTCCTTGTCGAGATTCTAAAGGGCGCCGGGACGGCAACGGCCATCGCGCAAGGCCAGCGCGATCTCGCCGCGTTGGCCATGGGCCCGATCTTCAACGACGTCAGGCTGGCCTCGACGCCGCTCGGCGCGGTCGTGGCCATTGCGCCAACCGCCGCCGTCGTCGACGGTGGCGTCGTGGGCTTCGACGGCATCGAGGTGTCGTGGATCCTCGAGGGCGCCGACGACAACACCTTCGAGGGAAAGCCGAACGTCGCGCTCACCAAGTACACCGGCGATGCGGCGCTTCCGCCCGCGCCTCCAGCGGCGCTCGTGGGCCCCATCGCAGCGCTCGGCGAGGACCAAGTCATGACCATGACTCTCGAAGGTGACGGCGGCTCCTCGTTGATCAGGGTCGTCCGCAAGGATGGCGGCCCCGACCCCGACTCGCAAGAGCTCGTCGCGGCCCCGCACGCCAACTTCATCATGCGCGGCGCCCTCTCGGGCTCGGGGAAGCCCTACGGCTACCTGTTGTCGAAGCCCGCGAGCGACACCGACGGCATCCACCTCCAGGTGTTCGACGTCGGCTGCAACAAGCTCTGAGCGCCGCGTGGCGCGGCCCGCGCGCACCTCCCAGCGAAACGCGGGCCCGCGTCCGCCTAACCCCAGCGGACGAGACCAACCTCGAAGGGGTGGGTCATGCTCTCGTTGGTGGGGATGATGCGCGCCGCGAAGCCGTGACTTCCGCTCCCGACCGTCGCGATGCGCCCGCTGTAGCGGAACAGTCCCTTTTCGATTTTTTCCTCGAGCTTCATGCGCGTGACGTCGCCGTGCTCGGGGAGTTCGACGGGGCCCGGCGCGGTGCCGTGGTAAAGCTCGACGCGAACGTCGTCGGGCGTCAGCGTGCCCAAGTTGACGACGACCTCGACGTGCAGCGGATCGCCGACGGCGACCTCGGCCGCCGACTTGAGCTGGACGCTGCGGACCGCAACGTGAGCCCACGCGCCTTCGACGCGATCTTTCCAGGCGGCGAGACGTTTCGCGCCAGCGAGGTTGTCGTGCATCATCGTCTCGGAGAGGCGCACCGCCGGCACGTAATATTTCTCGGCGTACTCGCGCACCATGCGCGCCGTGTTGAACATCGGCGCGAGGTGCACAATCGTCGACTTCATGCGCTTCACCCAACGACGCGGCAACCCGCCGGCCGAAGGCTGACCACCGGAGCGAGCGTCGCGGCCATGGTCGCGCTCGTAGAAGAGAGGGACGACCTCGCGTTCAAGCAGGTCGTAGAGCTCCTCGGCTTCGAGTGCATCGCCGGCCGCGTCGGTGTACTCCTCGCCATGGCCGATGGCCCAACCGACCTCCCAGCCGAAACGCGCTCGCGCTTCGTCCCACCAGCCATCGAGGATGCTGACGTTGAGGGCGCCGTTCGCGGCGGCCTTCATGCCGCTGGTGCCGCTCGCTTCGTGGGGCCGGCGAGGCGTGTTGAGCCAAACGTCGACGCCTGAGACGAGGGCACGTCCGACGCGCATATCGTAGTCCTCGAGGAAGATGACCTTCCCCGCGAGATCCGGGTCGCGGCTCTCACGGACGATCGTTCGAATGAGCTCCTTGCCGCCCTTGTCTTGCGGGTGCGCCTTGCCAGCGAAGACGAGCTGCACCGGGCGCTTCGGATCGCCGAGCAGGCGCTTCACGCGGTTCAAGTCGGAGAAGAGCAGCGCCGCGCGCTTGTAGGTCGCGAAACGACGAGCGAAGCCGATGGTGAGGGCCGCCGGGTCGAGGACCTCGTCGGCTTGCCTCAGCTCGTCGGTGCCGCGGCCGCGGCGCTGGGCGATGGCGCGGAGCCGGGCGCGACACATGGTCACGAGCCGGTGCCGGCGATGCTCGTGGACTTGCCACAGCTCCGCGTCGGGGATGTCGTGGACGCGAGCCCAGAGGCCGGTGTCGTCGGAAGCCTCGGCCCAACGTGGCCCGAGGTAACGCGTGTAGAGCGCACCATGTTCGGCTGACACCCACGAGGGGAGATGGACGCCGTTGGTGACGGAGCCGATGGGAACCTCGTGGTTCGGCAGCTCGGGCCACAAGTCTTGGTACATCTTGCGCGAGACCTGCCCGTGCAGCGCGCTCACGCCGTTGTAATGATCGCTCGTGCGGATGGCGAGCACGGGCATGGAAAACTGCGACGTTCGATCCTTCGGATCGGGTCGCCCGAGGCTGAGCATCTGGTCTTCCGTGAGCCCGAGCGCGATGCGGTAGGGCTCGAGGTACCGGCGCACGAGCTCGGGCGCGAAGGCATCGTTGCCGGCGGGCACTGGCGTGTGCGTCGTAAAAAGCGTTCCCGCCGAGTTTGCTTCCTTGGCGACGGCGAAGCTCGCGCCACGCTCGCGCATGAGGCGGCCGATGCGCTCGAGCGCGAGGAACGCGGAGTGGCCTTCGTTCATGTGGCAGACCGTCGGCTGCACGCCGATGGCCGCGAGAGCGTGAACGCCGCCGATGCCCAACATGATCTCCTGGCGCACGCGGAACTCTTGGTCACCGCCGTAGAGGGGCCCGGTGATGGCGCGGTCCTCCTTCGTATTCTCCGGCAGATTCGCGTCGAGCAGGAGCAAGGGAACGCGGCCCACCTGCACGCGCCAGAGCTGTGCGTGAACAATCCGATCGGGGTAGGTGACCTGGATAACGAGGCGCTTTTTGTCTTTGCCTTCAACGGGCACGACCGGCATCGCGGTCCAGTCGTTCAGCGGGTACTTCTCCGTCTGCCAGCCGTCGTCGGAGAGGACCTGGCGGAAGTATCCCTCGGCGTAGGCGAGCCCTACGCCGACGAGCGGCAAGCCGAGATCGCTCGCCGTCTTCAGGTGGTCGCCCGCCAAAACACCGAGGCCGCCGGAGTAGATCGGCAGGCACTCGTGCAGGCCGTACTCCATGGAGAAGTAGGCGATGGTCGCCTTCTTGGCTTCCGGGAACTGCTTGGTGAACCAGCCGTCGCGAGACATGTACGCCTGGAACGTCGCCCACGTGGAGTCGAGGTGCGTGAGCGCGGCGTCGTCGGCGGCCATCGCGTCGAGGCGCTTCTGCGACACCTTCGTGAGGAGAGCGATGGGGTTGCCATGGACCTCCTCCCAAAGGACCGGATCGACGCGGGCGAAGAGGTCTCTCGCGTCGGGGGACCAGGCCCACCACAGGTTGTAAGCGATGTCGCGAAGGCGCTCGAGACGCGCGGGCAGCCGCGGAACGACGTTGAAGCGATGAACGGTGGGCATGTTGGGCCGGGGAGGATACAACGCTTCTCGAGGCGAAGTGCAGAGCCATCCACAGTTCGCCGGCCCCGCGCTTCCTGGCGTCGCCCCCCGCTCCCCGCCGATGCCGTGGCGCGCCCCATGGGGCTTGGGCCACGCCGCCGTCCAGACGGCCTTTGCGGCGATCCCGCTCCTCTCGCCACGCCTCGCTTCAACACTCCTGCGGGTGCCCGTGGCCGGCGGCGCCGTGCACGTGCACGTCACCTGGCGCGCTGCGAGCGTGCGCGCGCGTGCTCCCGTCGCCCTCATCGTTCACGGCATCGGCGGCTCAAGCAAGAACGTCTACGTGCGACGCGCTGCCGCGCAGCTGCTCGGTGGCGGTTATCACGTGGCGCGCATGGACATGCGCGGCGCGGGCGAAAGCGTGCATGATGCACCAAGCCTCTATCACGCGGGACTCACCAGCGACGTTGCCGCCGCCGTGGCCGCGCTCGCGGAGGACCCCCGGGCATCGAGCGTCGTCCTCGTGGGCTTCAGCCTTGGCGGGCAGGTCGTCTTGCGACTCCTCGGCGAGTGGGCCGACCACGCGCCTTCCGCCGTGGTCGCGGCGCTCGCGGTCTCGGCCCCACTGGACCTCGCGCTGTCCTCGCGACTTTTCGAACGCCCAGCCCTTTGGCCGTACCGGCGCTATGTCGTCAAACACTTGCTCCTTCAGGCGCGCGCGTTCCAGGAGTCGCGCCCCAAAGAGGCCCAACGCCTCCGCCTCGGCGCCCTTTCGGCCGGCTCGACGATTCGCGCCTACGATTCGGCCGTGGTGGTACCGCTGCACGGCTTCGCCGACGCCGACGACTACTACCGGTCGGCGAGCGCGGGGCCGCTGCTACCGTCGGTGCGGGTGCCGACCTTGGTGCTCCACGCCGCCGACGACCCGATGGTGCCGCTCTCGAGCGTGCTCCCGTCGCTCGACCACGCCTCCAAGGCCGTCGAGGTCGCCATCAGTCGCGGTGGCGGCCACGTCGGTTGGGCGGAAGGCGTCACGGCCGCAGCCTTTTCGAACCACTGGCCGCTGCGCGTCGCGCGGGCGTTCCTGTCTAGACACAACGTGGCCTGAGGCCACCGTGTCCGAACGGCGCTAGCGCCCAAGCTGCATGGACTCATCGGCCGCCACGACGACATGTTCGAGGGCGCCGAGACCATCGATCTCAAGCACGATGCGATCGCCAACCTTAAGCCACTGATTGTCGGTGATCTTCGAGCCGTTCAGCTCGAGGAAGCAGCCGGTGCCGCAGGTCCCCGAACCGATGACCTCACCGGGCCCTGCCCACACGGAGTCGGTCACGCGCTCGAGAATCTGCGCGAAGGTCCAGTTCATGTCGCGCACGTTGCCTCGCGAGACGACCACGCCGTTGACCGTGGCGCGCATCTCGAGATCGAAGACCAGCCCACGCTCGGTCTTGGTCGCGCGCGGCAAGAGCTCGTCGAGGGTGACGAGCCACGGCCCGAGGCCCGTCGCGAAGTCCTTGCCCTTGGCGGGGCCGAGCGACAGCTTCATCTCGTCCATCTGAAGGACGCGCGCGGAGAAGTCGTTCATGATGGTGAGCCCGAAGATGAGCTCGTCGGCGCGCGAAGCGGGGACGTTCTTTCCGCGCTTTCCCAGGACGACCGCCGCTTCCAGCTCGAAGTCCAGACGCTCCGCTTGGCGCTTTTGCACCAAGAGTTCGCCCGGTCCGATGACCGATTGGTGGTTCGTGAAATAGAAGACCGGGAACTGATCGAACTCGGGGATCATCTCGAGTCCGCGGTTGCGGCGTGCCGTCTCGACGTGCTGGCGGAAGGCGTAGCCGTCGCGCATGGACGGCGGACGCGGCACCGGGGCGAGGAGCTTGGTCGACGAGAGCGGCCGCGCGAGGTCGACGGGCAGGCTCCCGTCCGCGAATCGAGCCAGGAGCTCGTCGGCGAGCGGCCGCACCACGGCGGCGTGCTCAATGAAGCCCAGGATTCCGTGCCCGGCCTTCTCGCGGACAGCCGCGACCTGGCCGGTGCCGCCTTTTTCACGGTCGAGCCACAAAAGGCCGCTTTCGAGGTCGATGACGAACGTGGCCGGACCCTTCGCGTCGTGAGCGACGATTCCGCCGCGCTCGCTCCCTTGGCCCTGATCGAACGTGACGAGCTTCATGGCCCGCTTCTACCATGGGTCGCATGCGCTTTTCGCCACTGCGATGGGTCCCCGAAGGCGCCATCGGCATCCTTCACGAGGTCGGGCGGCATCTCCTAAGGCGGCCCGTCGTGGGAATCGCTGCGGCGGCGACGACGGCCGACGGTCGCTACCTGCTGATTCGCCGCGGCGACACGGGTACGTGGGCGTTGCCCGGCGGCACGTTGGAGTGGGGCGAGACGCTAAGGAACGCCCTTCCACGAGAACTGGAAGAGGAGGCCGGCGTCGTTCAATGCGATTTCGGGGGCGTCGTCGGGGTTTACTCGGCCCCGCACCGCGACCCACGCTTTCATGCCGTGACGATCGTCGTTCGGTGCGAGGTGGACGAGCCACGCAAAGCGCCAAAAAACCCGCTCGAAATCCTTCAGGTCGGCCTCTTTCGAGCCGCAGACATTCCGCGGCCGCTGGCCATGGGCATGGATGCGATGCTCGACGCGGCGATGGCGGGCCGAAGCGGCGACTGGGAATGAGGCGGCGGCGAGGGAGACGCGAGGTGCGACACTCGAACACCCAACGGGCCCCGTCGTCGGGGTAGGCTGGCCGCGTTTCTCGTGCGTTTCTGCGCCGCATCAAGCGTCTTGGGTATCGGATAGATCGAGTGGCGGCTTCGGCCGTAGGGAGTGGGAAACATGGAACGCATCGGCGAATACCTGGTCCGGCGCATGCTCGGCGAAGGTGGCATGGGCAAGGTCTATGAGGCCGAGGAACGACTGAGCGGCCGGCGCGTCGCGCTCAAGGTTCTGAAGCCCGAGCTCGCCCGGAGCGAAGATGGCCGACGGCTGTTCTTGAGCGAGATGCAGATCCTCGCGCACCTGGAGCACCCGGCCGTGGTGCGGAGCCTCGCGTCCTTCGAACACGAGGGCCAGCTCGTGCTCGTCCTTGAGTACCTCGAGGGCAAGACGCTCCGCGACGTCTTGCGCGAAAGACCGCGTCTGCCCTGGACCGAGGCCGTCGAGATCGCGTGCCGCATCGCCGAAGGTCTCGACGCCGCGCCCCACCAAGAGCCATCCATCGTGCACCGCGACCTCAAGCCAGAGAACGTGATGGTTCTCCCGAGCGGCTCGCTCAAGGTGATGGACTTTGGTATCGCGAAGGTGCTCGCGGCAGCCCAGGCGACCCACACGCAGAGCCTCGGGACGCTCCAGTACATGAGCCCCGAGCAAATCGACGCTCGCCCCATCGATGCGCGAACGGATCTCTATGCGCTCGGCCTTGTGCTCTACGAGATGTTGTCGGGCAACCCTCCCTTTGTCTCGTCATCGCCGCGGGAGCTCCTGAACCTCCAGTGCACCGCGGAGCCGCCGGCGCTGCCCGACGACGTTCGCCGGTCGCTGCCCCGCGGCGTCGACGCCGTCTGGCGCTCACTTCTCGCGAAGCGGGCTGAAGATCGCCCCCCGTCGGCCCGCGACGTCATCGAACGGCTGGCGCCCTTTCGGGCTGCAGACGACGCCATCTTGGCCCCCGCGAAGACGGTAACGCAGGCGGCGGCCCCCGACGACAAGCCACCGGCGACGCAACGCATGGACGGCGCGCCGGCTCCGAAGACCGACACCCAGAAGAGCGGCGCTCCGCCCGTGGTGAACGCGTCGAGGGAGCCTTCGCCCACGCCCCGAGCCGACACCATCGCGCTCCTCGAACGCAAGACCGCCGCGTCGGACCTCTCGACACCGCGAGCCCTGCTGTTCATCGTTGGGCTCTCACTGTTCGCCGGCATCGCGACCTACCTCGCGCGCATGCAAGCGCAGGGCGGTGGCCCCGAGCCGGCGCGCTCCGCGGTGTTGCCACCGCCGCCGCGCTAACCCTCGAGGCGAGCCATGGCTGCGGAGACGCTCGAACGCGTGACGCTTTCCGAGGCAGCGGGGATCCCGCTGCCCGCCGGCGAGCTCCGCCTTTCCGCGGGCGCCTCAGGCCCCCGCGTGGGCACGCTCGGGGACCGTGAGGTCGAGCTCCTGCGTGTCGCACCGGGACACGAGAGCGCCGCACGCCGCCTCGTCGCCCTGGGCGCCGCCGGTGTTGGTGGCGTCGTCGCGGGCGGCGTGACGGCTGACGGCGAGCTCGTCGTCGTGCGGAGGCGCCCTTTGCGCACCGCTTCGGACTTGGCCGCCGGCGAACGCCTGCCTCCGGCCCGGGCGCTGGCGCTCACGCGCCAATTCGCGCTCGCGTTGGCGACGCTTGAAGAGGCATCGCTCAGCGCCGGAACGCTCCGCCCCATCGACTGCGTACTCGACGACGACGGTTGGCTCCTCGCCGACGGCCTCGTTCGCGCGCTCCTTGGACAAGCGGCGACGACCGCGCTGGGAACACAACCCTCGCCGCGGTGGACGCCGCCGGAGCAGGCCGACGGTGCGTCGTGGAACGCGGCAGCCAACCGCTACGTCCTCGGGCTCATTGCCTACCGGCTCTTAGCTGGCGAACATCCGTTCTCGGGCGCTGGCCTAAGGCACGCGCACGCCACCCGAGAGCCGCCCCCCTTCGAAGAGAGCGTCCTAAGCACCCTGCGCCCCGGCGTTCAGGCCTTCGTCCTCTCGCTCCTTCATCCCAACGCCGAACAGCGCCCAGCGAGCGCGCGGCTCGTGCTCAAGGCCGTCGAGACGTTACTCGACCGCGGCGTCACCGCGCGGGAGGGCGCAGCGCCCGAGCGGCGAGCCGCGACGCCGGTGCGCGCGCAACCGTCGGAACAGCCATCGCGGCCATCGGCGGAGCCCGCACCGCCCGCGCGTCGACAGCGCGCTGCTTGGTCCCGCAGCGTAGCGACGCTTATCCTCTTCGCCAGCGCCGTCGTAGTGCTCGCGGTCTGGTGGTTTGCGCCGCGAGGCGATGCGCAAGCGGCGCGCTCGCTCGTCGCGACGCGTTCACCAATCGCCGGCCGCTCGGCGCAAACATGTGCCCCGTGCCACGCGAGAGAGGTCGCCGAGTGGCGTCGCTCGGTGATGGGGTTCGCCGCCAAGAGTCCGCTGTACCTGGCACTCGAGAGTGCGGTTGAAGAGCAAGTGGGGCAAGACGCGCGTTGCCCCGGTGGCGCGGGGATCCTCAGGAAGCAAGGCGCCGGTGCGTGTTTCGACCCCGCGAGCTCCGTCGCCGTCACGGGCAGCGGCGGCGAACACTGGTGCGTGCATTGCCACGCTCCCCTCGACCAGCTCGCGTCGACGGTTCCACCGTGGAACGGCGCCGACGTCGCGGCGCGCGGAGGACGAAAGCCCCTTGGTGAGCTGTTCTCATCGGAGGCGGCGGAAGGCATCACGTGCGTCGCGTGCCACACGTCGGTGGGCCCCGTGGAGGCCCACGCCCAGAGGCGGCGCGGCGACCAACGCGGCGGCCGGACTGGCGATCGATACGAAGGCAATCCCACGTGGACCTCCACGCAGACGGGCGTGACGTTCCCGGCGCGCCCCGAGGACGCGCTCGGCTTGGCCGGCATCTCCAACAGCGGGTACCGGCTCGAGCCACGGTCTCTCTTCATCGACACCGTCACGGCTACCGGTCCGATGGTCCACGCCGCGCAAGAGCGCGGAGCCCGTGCCTACCTCCGCTCCAGCGAGTTCTGCGGGGCGTGCCACGACGTGCGGCTCTTTGGCACCGACGTCGTCGGGGTCCGCGAGCGCGGCGAGCACTTCAAACGCCTGCGCAACGCCTATTCCGAGTGGAGCGCTTGGTCCAAGGCCGAAGAGCGCGCCGGAAAGCGCGCTGCGAGCTGCCAAGACTGCCACATGAGCACGTTCCCCGGCGTGTGCCAGGCCGGTGCGCCGCGGAGCGACGAGAAGAGCGAGTCCTGCCCTCCCGGGACCGGCTTCGTCGCGCGTGCGCCGGGAGCGTTCGGACGAAGCGCGAGCCACTACTTCACCGGGGTTGAAGTCCCGATGGCCGACTCCTTCCCAGCAAACGACGCCGACGATCGTTCCCTCGACAGCGACGGCGTGCCCATCGGCCTCCGTGCGCGCCGGGACCTGCTCCTCAGAAACACCTTCACGCTGAAGTTCGGGAGCGCCCGCGCCTCCGGCGGGCGTCTGGAATTGCCCCTGGAGATCACCAACGTCGGCGCCGGCCATCGCGTACCCGCAGGCTTCAGTCAGGAGCGCGAGTTCTGGATCGAGCTCCGGGTGCTCGATGCGCGCGGTCAGACGGTCTACGAGGTCGGCCGTGTGGACCGGCCCGACGAGGATCTCGCCGACAAGCGGTTCCTGCGCGTCACGACGACGGAAGGGGCGCGGGATGGTCGCGGCCGACCGCTCGGCATGTTTGGGGCCGACGTCGCCGACGGCCCCGACGTCGGCCGTTGGTCACCGGATCCCTCCCGCGGCGGCACGGAGTTTCGCGGACAGGGCCTGATCAATTTTCAGAACGGCTTCCTCAGGTGCGTACGGTGCATCGGCTCGGTGGCGAACGACGGCTCGTGCACGCCACTCCCAGGCCAAGAGGGCACGCGCGCCGCGCGCCTCGAGGACGGCGACTACGACGCCGACACGGGCCAATGCCGCTCCAACATGTTCGGCGGTCACGAGCTCTTCGAGACCTATTTTCCCGTGGGCTCGCTCGACGCCGATCGCGGCGTACTTCGCGCGCCTGACGCCATCATCGACACGCGCTCAGCGCCGCCCGGCGTTCCGCTGCGCTACACGTACGCGCTGAACAACGTGGGGCAGAGGCCGCTACCTCTTCGTGCTGAGGCAAGGCTTCGGTTCCGAGCGTTCCCGCCGTTCTTGCTCCGCGCGTTCGTCGCCTACGAGCGAGGACGCGCCGCGCGGGGTGATCGCCGCGCCGGCCCACAGATGGACGAAGGCATGGTGAAGAAGCTCGAGATCATCGACATCGCGAACGCGAGCACTGAGATCCGGTGACACTCGCCAACGTCGTATGGGACGCGCCCGCGCTTCGTGGCCTCGACGACCGCGCCCGCGGCGATCTCGCCTTGGTGGCGAACCGGCGGACGCTCGAAGGAGGCGCCGAGCTCTTTCGCGCGGGCGACGCGGCCGATCACGTGTTCGTCGTGGAGGAAGGCACGGTGCTCGTCAAGGACGGCACCGGCCGGCTCTTGCGCCGCGTGATGCAGGGCGAAGGCCTCGGTGAAGAAGCGTTGGTCTTCACCTTTGGGGCGCGCCTCGCGTCGGCCGTGGCGGACGGACGC contains the following coding sequences:
- the glgP gene encoding alpha-glucan family phosphorylase; the protein is MPTVHRFNVVPRLPARLERLRDIAYNLWWAWSPDARDLFARVDPVLWEEVHGNPIALLTKVSQKRLDAMAADDAALTHLDSTWATFQAYMSRDGWFTKQFPEAKKATIAYFSMEYGLHECLPIYSGGLGVLAGDHLKTASDLGLPLVGVGLAYAEGYFRQVLSDDGWQTEKYPLNDWTAMPVVPVEGKDKKRLVIQVTYPDRIVHAQLWRVQVGRVPLLLLDANLPENTKEDRAITGPLYGGDQEFRVRQEIMLGIGGVHALAAIGVQPTVCHMNEGHSAFLALERIGRLMRERGASFAVAKEANSAGTLFTTHTPVPAGNDAFAPELVRRYLEPYRIALGLTEDQMLSLGRPDPKDRTSQFSMPVLAIRTSDHYNGVSALHGQVSRKMYQDLWPELPNHEVPIGSVTNGVHLPSWVSAEHGALYTRYLGPRWAEASDDTGLWARVHDIPDAELWQVHEHRRHRLVTMCRARLRAIAQRRGRGTDELRQADEVLDPAALTIGFARRFATYKRAALLFSDLNRVKRLLGDPKRPVQLVFAGKAHPQDKGGKELIRTIVRESRDPDLAGKVIFLEDYDMRVGRALVSGVDVWLNTPRRPHEASGTSGMKAAANGALNVSILDGWWDEARARFGWEVGWAIGHGEEYTDAAGDALEAEELYDLLEREVVPLFYERDHGRDARSGGQPSAGGLPRRWVKRMKSTIVHLAPMFNTARMVREYAEKYYVPAVRLSETMMHDNLAGAKRLAAWKDRVEGAWAHVAVRSVQLKSAAEVAVGDPLHVEVVVNLGTLTPDDVRVELYHGTAPGPVELPEHGDVTRMKLEEKIEKGLFRYSGRIATVGSGSHGFAARIIPTNESMTHPFEVGLVRWG
- a CDS encoding alpha/beta fold hydrolase; translation: MPWRAPWGLGHAAVQTAFAAIPLLSPRLASTLLRVPVAGGAVHVHVTWRAASVRARAPVALIVHGIGGSSKNVYVRRAAAQLLGGGYHVARMDMRGAGESVHDAPSLYHAGLTSDVAAAVAALAEDPRASSVVLVGFSLGGQVVLRLLGEWADHAPSAVVAALAVSAPLDLALSSRLFERPALWPYRRYVVKHLLLQARAFQESRPKEAQRLRLGALSAGSTIRAYDSAVVVPLHGFADADDYYRSASAGPLLPSVRVPTLVLHAADDPMVPLSSVLPSLDHASKAVEVAISRGGGHVGWAEGVTAAAFSNHWPLRVARAFLSRHNVA
- a CDS encoding fumarylacetoacetate hydrolase family protein; its protein translation is MKLVTFDQGQGSERGGIVAHDAKGPATFVIDLESGLLWLDREKGGTGQVAAVREKAGHGILGFIEHAAVVRPLADELLARFADGSLPVDLARPLSSTKLLAPVPRPPSMRDGYAFRQHVETARRNRGLEMIPEFDQFPVFYFTNHQSVIGPGELLVQKRQAERLDFELEAAVVLGKRGKNVPASRADELIFGLTIMNDFSARVLQMDEMKLSLGPAKGKDFATGLGPWLVTLDELLPRATKTERGLVFDLEMRATVNGVVVSRGNVRDMNWTFAQILERVTDSVWAGPGEVIGSGTCGTGCFLELNGSKITDNQWLKVGDRIVLEIDGLGALEHVVVAADESMQLGR
- a CDS encoding NUDIX hydrolase, whose product is MRFSPLRWVPEGAIGILHEVGRHLLRRPVVGIAAAATTADGRYLLIRRGDTGTWALPGGTLEWGETLRNALPRELEEEAGVVQCDFGGVVGVYSAPHRDPRFHAVTIVVRCEVDEPRKAPKNPLEILQVGLFRAADIPRPLAMGMDAMLDAAMAGRSGDWE
- a CDS encoding protein kinase, with protein sequence MERIGEYLVRRMLGEGGMGKVYEAEERLSGRRVALKVLKPELARSEDGRRLFLSEMQILAHLEHPAVVRSLASFEHEGQLVLVLEYLEGKTLRDVLRERPRLPWTEAVEIACRIAEGLDAAPHQEPSIVHRDLKPENVMVLPSGSLKVMDFGIAKVLAAAQATHTQSLGTLQYMSPEQIDARPIDARTDLYALGLVLYEMLSGNPPFVSSSPRELLNLQCTAEPPALPDDVRRSLPRGVDAVWRSLLAKRAEDRPPSARDVIERLAPFRAADDAILAPAKTVTQAAAPDDKPPATQRMDGAPAPKTDTQKSGAPPVVNASREPSPTPRADTIALLERKTAASDLSTPRALLFIVGLSLFAGIATYLARMQAQGGGPEPARSAVLPPPPR